Proteins from one Clostridium cellulovorans 743B genomic window:
- a CDS encoding helix-turn-helix domain-containing protein has translation MIDKKTLKNIQKLVGNITAENLKYVDYYISDDFGLFIPTVGFCEYAITAQHTHPTYSFVLLFSPEDNFTPVSIEILDSHYLMTAMAPYICHEEKETDSFTRYIAILISAETYEKLYKSYKDKNPEKYFWKQFLVSEDIMLYIKKFMSEYENKQPGFKDVLKNLASLITHQIIRSILGIDSLKDFYIEEFEIEKVIAYMHQNFGKKLTIANLALVANMSESHFIRTFKQETKLAPIEYLINLRINKAKKLLRSKSKTVTEIALQCGFNSSSHFSSCFTKQLDCTPSEYQNMFQNS, from the coding sequence ATGATAGATAAGAAAACTTTAAAAAATATTCAGAAACTCGTAGGGAACATAACAGCAGAAAATCTTAAATATGTTGATTACTACATAAGTGATGATTTTGGTTTATTCATTCCCACTGTGGGATTTTGCGAATATGCTATAACAGCTCAGCATACTCATCCTACTTATTCCTTTGTGCTTTTATTTTCTCCAGAGGATAACTTTACACCAGTTTCTATAGAAATATTGGACAGTCATTATTTAATGACCGCAATGGCTCCATATATATGTCACGAGGAAAAAGAAACAGATTCATTTACTCGTTACATTGCGATCCTCATATCTGCTGAAACTTATGAAAAACTTTATAAGTCCTATAAGGATAAAAATCCTGAAAAATATTTTTGGAAACAATTTTTAGTTAGTGAAGATATTATGCTTTACATAAAAAAATTCATGAGTGAATATGAAAATAAACAACCTGGTTTCAAAGATGTACTTAAAAATCTAGCATCACTGATTACTCATCAAATAATTAGAAGCATCCTTGGAATAGATTCTTTAAAAGACTTTTATATAGAAGAATTTGAAATAGAAAAAGTTATTGCTTATATGCATCAAAACTTTGGGAAAAAGCTTACCATAGCAAATTTAGCACTGGTAGCCAATATGTCGGAATCTCACTTTATCCGTACTTTTAAACAGGAAACAAAACTTGCACCAATTGAATATTTGATTAACCTTCGTATCAATAAAGCTAAAAAATTATTAAGGAGCAAGTCAAAAACAGTCACTGAAATCGCTCTCCAATGCGGTTTTAATAGTTCCTCACATTTTTCTTCTTGCTTCACAAAACAACTAGATTGTACTCCTTCAGAATATCAGAATATGTTTCAAAATAGTTGA
- a CDS encoding pyridoxamine 5'-phosphate oxidase family protein, whose translation MKKEEIFKLITENPAFFLATVEDDQPKVRGMLLYKADEDGIIFHTGSMKDLYGQVLKNPKVELCFNGNGSQVRISGTLEIIDDNNFKDEICNHPSRKFLQAWRESKELKDFYKELIVFRLKNGTATTWTMATNFASKEFIQL comes from the coding sequence ATGAAAAAAGAAGAAATTTTTAAATTAATCACTGAAAATCCTGCTTTCTTTTTAGCTACAGTAGAAGATGACCAGCCAAAAGTTAGGGGCATGCTTCTATATAAAGCTGATGAAGATGGCATAATCTTTCATACTGGTTCAATGAAGGATTTATATGGACAAGTTTTAAAAAATCCTAAGGTTGAGTTATGTTTTAATGGTAACGGCTCTCAAGTTCGTATAAGCGGTACTTTAGAAATCATCGATGACAATAACTTTAAGGATGAAATTTGCAATCATCCAAGTCGAAAATTCTTACAAGCTTGGAGAGAAAGTAAAGAGTTAAAAGACTTTTATAAAGAACTTATAGTATTTAGATTAAAAAACGGTACAGCTACCACATGGACCATGGCAACAAACTTTGCTTCTAAAGAATTTATTCAGCTTTAA
- the helD gene encoding RNA polymerase recycling motor HelD, translating to MSAIKHPDYTQEIEKLEYILDYMRNYNEGITKIKEKIDKEVNYGLTHYNSDNAEQFNDLIINTTLQDNLNQKVKNLSKSLSKPYFARVDFIEDKSAILQKFYIGKMSLLREKDNEPLIIDWRSPVANLYYEGRLGAASYDCFDGTIDGEIKLKRQYNIEAAKIEEMYDVDITTNDDFLQASLGSSKDNRLKDIVSTIQAEQNKVIRADMWKPLVVQGAAGGGKTTIALHRIAYLLYNHEDLLSPKNFMIIAPNRFFLSYISDVLPDLGVENVLQNTFEDLAMNIIGSKFKIKPPHEKLAYFIEKQENSSEEMIKEVKKISRFKSSLHFSNIIRRYIYELELDFLPKEDFKINNVVLISYNQLQRAFMKDYAYLPIMKRVNEIKKSLINILKQKKGTVIDEVEKDFDWQIDKVRRDMEDSPERRKKIIKLADERDALMEKIRKDSKTLIREYIDKIKVKTPLEYYKDLLNGSEVNKEYFHKYISETFTDKVIHHTNSVIEDGLLEVEDLAPLMFLRYHILGIEDALSVRHILIDEAQDFSLFQIYVLKCIINSNSFTILGDLSQGIHSYRGIQNWSDLEKYIFRDGDYSFLTLEQSYRTTVEIMDAANEVIKELASEELPLAKPVIRHGDQVTVNEMGTLKEIVADIKLKIEETTKEGFKSLAIICKTLEECKEMKGYLNKLKVKTELITGTEKEFSGGIVLIPSYLVKGLEFDVVIVANASKEFYKKDELDIKLLYIAMTRPLHRLYIYSQGDKTELL from the coding sequence ATGAGCGCTATAAAACATCCAGATTATACACAAGAGATTGAAAAGCTAGAGTATATCCTTGATTATATGAGAAATTATAATGAAGGAATTACTAAAATTAAAGAAAAAATAGACAAAGAAGTAAACTACGGGTTAACACACTACAATTCTGATAACGCAGAACAGTTTAATGATTTGATAATTAACACCACTCTTCAAGATAACTTAAATCAGAAGGTTAAAAATTTAAGCAAGAGTTTATCCAAGCCTTATTTCGCAAGGGTTGACTTTATCGAGGATAAGAGTGCTATTCTCCAAAAATTTTATATAGGCAAGATGTCTCTTTTAAGAGAAAAGGATAATGAGCCTTTAATAATAGATTGGAGATCACCAGTAGCCAATTTATATTATGAAGGAAGACTTGGTGCTGCAAGCTATGATTGTTTTGATGGAACAATAGATGGTGAGATAAAACTTAAAAGGCAATATAACATTGAAGCAGCAAAAATCGAGGAGATGTATGATGTAGATATTACTACTAATGATGATTTTCTTCAGGCAAGTCTTGGTTCTAGTAAAGATAACAGACTTAAGGATATTGTATCCACAATTCAGGCAGAACAAAACAAGGTTATAAGAGCAGATATGTGGAAACCACTTGTTGTGCAAGGGGCAGCAGGGGGCGGGAAAACTACTATAGCGCTTCATAGAATAGCATACCTTTTGTATAATCATGAAGACTTGCTAAGTCCTAAAAACTTTATGATTATTGCACCTAATCGTTTCTTTCTTAGTTATATATCAGATGTACTGCCAGACTTAGGGGTTGAGAATGTACTTCAAAATACCTTCGAAGATTTGGCAATGAATATAATAGGTTCTAAATTTAAAATAAAGCCTCCTCATGAAAAGTTGGCTTACTTTATAGAAAAACAAGAAAATTCTTCAGAGGAAATGATAAAAGAAGTAAAAAAGATTTCTCGTTTTAAATCATCACTTCATTTTAGCAACATAATAAGAAGATACATTTATGAATTAGAATTAGACTTCTTGCCAAAGGAAGATTTTAAAATAAATAATGTTGTACTTATCTCCTATAACCAATTGCAGAGAGCATTTATGAAGGATTATGCGTACCTCCCAATAATGAAAAGAGTTAATGAAATCAAGAAAAGCCTTATAAATATTTTGAAACAGAAAAAAGGAACTGTAATTGATGAGGTTGAAAAGGATTTTGACTGGCAAATAGATAAAGTAAGAAGAGATATGGAAGATTCTCCTGAGCGAAGAAAAAAGATAATTAAGTTGGCAGATGAAAGAGATGCCTTAATGGAGAAAATAAGAAAAGATTCAAAAACACTTATAAGGGAGTATATTGATAAAATTAAAGTAAAAACTCCGTTAGAGTATTATAAGGACTTATTAAATGGAAGTGAAGTTAATAAGGAATACTTTCATAAATATATAAGTGAAACCTTTACTGATAAAGTTATACATCATACAAATTCAGTAATTGAAGATGGGTTATTGGAGGTTGAAGACCTTGCTCCATTGATGTTTCTTCGTTATCATATTTTAGGAATCGAGGATGCCCTTTCGGTGAGACATATTCTTATAGATGAAGCACAAGACTTCAGTCTGTTTCAAATATATGTACTAAAGTGCATTATAAATAGCAATTCTTTTACGATCTTGGGTGACTTGTCACAGGGAATACATTCTTATAGAGGGATTCAAAATTGGAGTGACCTTGAAAAGTATATTTTTAGAGATGGAGATTATTCTTTTTTAACTCTTGAACAGAGCTATAGAACTACTGTTGAAATTATGGACGCTGCCAATGAGGTAATAAAGGAGCTTGCTTCAGAGGAGTTACCACTTGCAAAGCCTGTTATTAGACATGGTGATCAGGTCACTGTTAATGAAATGGGAACCTTAAAAGAAATAGTAGCAGATATAAAGTTAAAGATTGAAGAAACTACAAAAGAAGGCTTTAAATCTTTAGCGATTATTTGTAAGACACTTGAAGAATGCAAGGAGATGAAGGGCTATTTAAATAAATTGAAAGTAAAGACAGAACTGATCACTGGCACAGAGAAAGAATTTTCAGGTGGTATTGTTTTAATCCCATCTTATCTAGTAAAGGGGCTAGAGTTTGATGTAGTCATTGTAGCTAATGCTTCTAAGGAGTTTTATAAGAAAGATGAGTTAGATATAAAGCTTCTTTATATAGCCATGACAAGGCCACTTCATAGGTTGTATATATATTCTCAGGGAGATAAGACTGAATTATTATAA
- a CDS encoding RNA ligase RtcB family protein: MYKIIATENTWMESEAVEQVKRISEFRGVVKAFGYPDLHPGKTPVGAAFITEKVIYPTLIGNDIGCSISLFQTSLLRKKFKIEKAMKGLIAIGSLGELHNPKQVDDDKSGDQNNFNLGTIGKGNHFGEFTEISEILDKEEFQKLALDKSKVYLLVHSGSRGLGENILRKYIENYSCDNGLEEGTEVFLKYLEDYKLATAFARDNREIIAEKLCDAVNCNCEKLVIEAVHNGIEEKGGFYIHRKGSSPAEEDSFVVIAGSRGTSSYIVKTINASIDTGFSIAHGAGRKWKRAGCMEKLQGKFMRKDIKNGNMGYNLVCSDKNLIYEESPEAYKNIERVISDLEAFSMIKVVARLTPLITYKD, encoded by the coding sequence ATGTATAAAATAATAGCTACTGAAAATACTTGGATGGAAAGTGAAGCTGTTGAACAGGTAAAAAGAATTTCAGAATTTAGAGGTGTAGTTAAAGCTTTTGGTTATCCAGATTTACATCCAGGAAAGACACCTGTAGGAGCAGCATTTATTACAGAGAAAGTTATATATCCAACACTTATAGGAAATGATATTGGTTGCTCTATAAGTTTATTTCAAACATCACTACTTAGAAAAAAGTTTAAGATTGAAAAGGCTATGAAGGGTTTAATAGCAATAGGAAGTCTTGGTGAACTACATAATCCAAAGCAGGTAGATGATGATAAGAGCGGAGATCAAAACAATTTTAATTTAGGAACCATAGGCAAAGGAAACCACTTTGGAGAATTTACAGAGATAAGTGAAATTCTTGATAAAGAGGAGTTTCAAAAATTGGCCTTAGATAAGTCAAAGGTTTACCTGTTAGTTCATAGTGGAAGCAGAGGCTTAGGTGAGAATATTCTAAGAAAATATATAGAAAACTATTCTTGTGATAATGGACTTGAAGAAGGCACTGAAGTTTTTTTAAAGTATCTTGAAGATTATAAGTTAGCAACAGCTTTTGCAAGGGATAATAGAGAAATTATAGCTGAAAAACTATGCGATGCAGTAAATTGTAATTGTGAAAAACTTGTTATAGAAGCTGTTCATAACGGTATAGAAGAGAAGGGTGGATTTTATATTCATAGAAAAGGATCATCACCAGCAGAAGAGGATTCTTTTGTAGTTATTGCTGGATCTAGGGGCACAAGCTCTTATATAGTAAAGACAATTAATGCGTCTATAGATACAGGCTTTTCTATAGCTCATGGAGCAGGGCGTAAGTGGAAGAGGGCTGGTTGCATGGAAAAGCTCCAAGGAAAGTTTATGAGAAAGGATATTAAGAACGGAAACATGGGGTATAACCTTGTGTGCAGTGATAAAAATCTCATATACGAAGAATCCCCAGAGGCGTATAAAAATATTGAAAGAGTAATTAGTGATCTTGAAGCCTTCAGTATGATAAAGGTAGTTGCAAGATTGACTCCACTTATTACTTATAAGGATTGA
- a CDS encoding aminoglycoside phosphotransferase family protein: protein MEKGKLLAEGRTAEVFQLGERKILKLFKSFMPKESAETEYNISLNLMNQLTIVPKVYDFVMIENRYGIIYEKISGEPMMVKISKKPWTVKKEAKRLAKLHTLIHKETNLELPSNITTLKNQISYTDLLQEDVKIKLSNYIDTLEVKDKLCHGDLHPDNVLITEEESLIIDWMTATKGNPLADVARTSIMFKFAVIPEKSFLEKMIITLIRNKFLHNYITNYIKLSGVSLGEIDKWELPVAAARLIEGIPKEEKAKLVNYINTKAKELP, encoded by the coding sequence ATGGAAAAAGGGAAATTACTTGCAGAGGGTAGGACTGCAGAAGTCTTTCAATTGGGAGAAAGAAAAATATTAAAGCTATTTAAATCCTTTATGCCAAAGGAATCTGCTGAAACTGAATATAACATTAGTTTGAACCTTATGAACCAACTTACTATAGTACCAAAAGTATATGATTTTGTAATGATAGAAAACAGGTATGGAATTATTTACGAAAAAATTTCTGGTGAACCTATGATGGTGAAAATTTCTAAAAAGCCGTGGACAGTAAAAAAAGAGGCTAAGCGCTTAGCTAAATTGCATACCCTAATTCACAAAGAAACCAATTTAGAATTGCCAAGTAATATTACAACCTTAAAAAATCAAATATCCTATACAGACTTACTGCAGGAAGATGTAAAAATAAAGCTCTCAAATTACATAGATACTCTTGAAGTTAAAGACAAGTTGTGTCATGGAGACCTTCATCCTGACAATGTGCTTATAACTGAAGAAGAATCATTAATAATAGATTGGATGACAGCTACTAAAGGAAATCCCCTAGCTGATGTAGCAAGAACCTCTATAATGTTTAAATTTGCAGTAATTCCTGAAAAAAGCTTTCTTGAAAAAATGATTATTACTCTAATTAGAAATAAGTTTCTTCACAACTATATAACCAACTACATTAAACTATCTGGAGTTTCCCTTGGTGAAATTGACAAATGGGAGTTACCTGTTGCTGCAGCAAGGCTCATTGAGGGAATTCCAAAAGAAGAGAAAGCAAAATTAGTGAACTACATAAATACAAAAGCAAAGGAATTACCTTAA